In Lentibacillus amyloliquefaciens, one DNA window encodes the following:
- a CDS encoding cysteine desulfurase family protein has translation MDHIYLDHAATTPMDTQVVEAMNPIMTNIFGNPSSVHSFGRKARQYLDDARRTMAGSIHANEKDIVFTSGGTEADNLAMIGTALANQDKGNHIITTVQEHHAALNTAEYLEQQEFDVTYLPVDEQGRINIEDLTASLRDDTILVSIMYVNNETGVIQPIEAIGDILKDHQAYFHTDAVQAFGLLDIDVQQSGIDLLTVSSHKINGPKGIGFLYVAGGTKIEALQFGGEQERKRRPGTENIAAAVGFKKAVELTVENKAEKRQVYASYKDRFLNRLRENGIKYEVNGTPDHTIPAIVNLSFPGTNVESLLTNFDLSGISASSGSACTAGSVEPSHVLSAMYGGNSDRTTNSIRFSFGSFNTEENVIEAADRVAAIVKRLAN, from the coding sequence ATGGATCACATTTATTTGGATCATGCGGCAACAACCCCGATGGACACGCAAGTTGTTGAAGCGATGAATCCGATTATGACAAATATATTCGGTAATCCTTCAAGTGTTCATTCATTTGGCCGAAAAGCCAGACAATACCTTGATGACGCGCGACGTACCATGGCTGGCAGCATTCATGCCAACGAAAAAGATATCGTTTTTACAAGCGGCGGAACAGAAGCAGATAACCTTGCCATGATTGGCACTGCTCTGGCTAATCAGGATAAAGGGAACCATATCATTACAACTGTTCAGGAGCATCACGCAGCACTAAATACAGCTGAATATCTGGAACAACAGGAATTTGATGTCACATATCTTCCGGTTGATGAACAAGGAAGAATTAACATTGAGGATCTGACTGCATCATTGAGAGACGACACCATTTTAGTATCGATTATGTATGTTAATAATGAAACGGGCGTCATTCAGCCAATCGAGGCGATCGGTGATATTTTAAAAGATCATCAGGCCTATTTTCATACCGATGCAGTCCAGGCTTTCGGTTTATTGGATATAGACGTTCAACAGTCAGGGATTGATCTATTGACGGTTTCTTCCCATAAAATAAATGGTCCCAAAGGTATCGGATTTTTGTATGTGGCAGGTGGTACTAAAATTGAAGCACTTCAATTCGGAGGTGAACAGGAACGAAAACGTCGCCCTGGAACAGAAAACATTGCTGCTGCTGTCGGCTTCAAAAAGGCTGTTGAATTGACGGTGGAAAATAAAGCTGAAAAAAGACAGGTTTATGCCTCTTATAAAGACCGATTTTTAAACCGGCTGAGAGAGAATGGCATCAAATATGAAGTGAACGGTACACCGGATCATACAATACCGGCGATTGTCAATCTAAGCTTTCCGGGAACAAACGTTGAGTCTCTCTTGACAAATTTTGATCTCAGCGGCATTTCCGCATCAAGCGGCAGTGCATGTACAGCCGGGTCAGTGGAACCTTCCCATGTACTCAGTGCGATGTATGGCGGAAATTCAGATCGGACAACCAATTCAATCCGGTTCAGTTTCGGGTCGTTCAATACTGAAGAGAATGTGATTGAGGCAGCAGATCGTGTTGCGGCAATCGTGAAACGTTTAGCAAATTAA
- the mnmA gene encoding tRNA 2-thiouridine(34) synthase MnmA produces the protein MKSNQDTRVVVGMSGGVDSSVAALLLKEQGYDVVGIFMKNWDDTDENGVCTATEDYDDVVRVCNQLDIPYFAVNFEKQYWDKVFTYFLDEYQAGRTPNPDVMCNKEIKFKAFLEHAMSLGADYLATGHYAQVRNHEGRYEMLRGVDDNKDQTYFLNQLDSEVLEKVMFPLGHLSKNEVREIAKEHDLVTAAKKDSTGICFIGERNFKEFLSEYLPAQPGVMKTLDGIEKGRHDGLMYYTLGQRQGLGIGGSGEPWFVVGKNLEENVLYVGQGFDNDSLYSDGLIASDVNWINPAPDESFTCTAKFRYRQKDSGVTVTMMKDGNVHVAFDETQRAITPGQAVVFYDGDVCLGGGTIDEVIKNENYLDYVG, from the coding sequence ATGAAATCAAACCAGGATACACGGGTAGTGGTCGGTATGAGCGGTGGCGTTGATTCGTCAGTAGCCGCATTGCTGTTGAAAGAACAAGGTTATGATGTTGTCGGTATTTTCATGAAGAACTGGGATGATACAGATGAAAATGGTGTCTGTACCGCAACGGAAGATTATGATGATGTTGTCAGGGTATGTAACCAGCTGGATATCCCTTACTTTGCCGTTAATTTTGAAAAACAATACTGGGATAAAGTTTTTACGTATTTTCTTGATGAATATCAAGCAGGGAGAACACCAAATCCGGATGTGATGTGCAATAAGGAAATTAAATTTAAAGCTTTCCTTGAGCATGCTATGTCACTTGGTGCCGATTATCTGGCTACGGGTCATTACGCACAAGTGAGAAATCATGAAGGCCGGTATGAAATGCTCCGGGGTGTGGATGACAATAAAGACCAGACGTACTTCTTAAATCAGTTGGATTCAGAGGTGCTTGAAAAGGTTATGTTTCCACTCGGTCATCTGAGTAAGAATGAGGTCCGGGAAATCGCTAAAGAGCATGATTTGGTTACAGCTGCAAAGAAAGACAGTACCGGTATCTGTTTTATCGGCGAACGAAATTTCAAAGAGTTTTTAAGTGAATATCTGCCGGCGCAGCCCGGTGTTATGAAAACACTTGATGGGATTGAAAAAGGACGTCATGACGGGCTGATGTATTATACACTCGGCCAGCGCCAGGGCCTGGGAATTGGCGGATCGGGCGAACCATGGTTTGTCGTGGGTAAAAATCTTGAAGAAAATGTATTGTACGTCGGCCAGGGTTTTGACAATGACAGTTTATACTCGGATGGGTTGATTGCTTCCGACGTTAACTGGATCAATCCGGCTCCGGATGAATCGTTCACATGTACAGCCAAATTCAGATATCGTCAAAAAGACAGCGGTGTAACGGTCACTATGATGAAAGATGGAAATGTTCATGTCGCCTTCGATGAAACTCAGCGGGCCATAACGCCTGGACAAGCAGTTGTGTTTTATGACGGCGATGTATGTCTGGGCGGCGGTACGATCGACGAAGTCATAAAAAATGAAAATTATCTTGATTATGTTGGATAA
- the cymR gene encoding cysteine metabolism transcriptional regulator CymR: protein MKISTKGRYGLTIMLELARKHGNGPTSLKTIAREKELSEHYLEQLASPLRNAGLIKSIRGAYGGYILAKDPKDIRAGDIIRVLEGPISPVEGIENEEPAKQALWIRVRDAVKDVLDTTTLEDLKQHENDKVQDAYMFYI from the coding sequence ATGAAGATTTCGACTAAAGGCAGATACGGGTTAACCATTATGCTTGAACTAGCAAGAAAGCATGGGAACGGTCCAACTTCACTGAAGACGATTGCCCGTGAGAAAGAGCTTTCTGAGCATTATTTGGAACAGCTCGCATCTCCATTGCGAAATGCAGGGCTGATAAAGAGTATCCGCGGTGCATACGGCGGTTATATACTGGCGAAAGATCCGAAAGACATTCGAGCAGGGGATATTATACGCGTACTTGAAGGACCAATATCGCCTGTTGAAGGGATAGAAAATGAAGAACCTGCCAAGCAGGCGTTATGGATACGCGTAAGGGATGCTGTCAAAGATGTATTGGATACGACAACATTGGAAGATTTGAAACAGCATGAAAATGACAAGGTGCAGGACGCCTATATGTTTTATATTTAA
- a CDS encoding tetratricopeptide repeat protein — protein MDKNQQAIQLMKEQKYEEAAQLFNDIIETDPENPVGYVNFGNLLLHINDTERAERFYHRAIELDSEAATAYYGLGNLYYEKQDFSNAQQNFLKAIEIGLEEADVFYLLGMTFFHQEEYKLAIPYLMRAAELAPKDTEFLFQYGMSLAQSEHINDAKPVFENVLKLDGNHSDAHYNLGVIALYEEDLEGALNQFNQALEIQPEHLLAKNAKEQIMQVWNNSDM, from the coding sequence ATGGATAAAAATCAGCAGGCGATACAGCTGATGAAAGAACAAAAATATGAAGAAGCGGCACAGCTTTTCAATGATATTATAGAAACGGACCCGGAAAATCCGGTGGGCTATGTAAACTTCGGGAATTTATTGCTTCATATCAATGATACTGAACGTGCGGAACGTTTTTACCATCGTGCAATTGAACTGGATTCAGAAGCAGCAACAGCTTATTACGGGCTCGGGAATCTATACTATGAAAAACAGGATTTTTCAAATGCTCAGCAAAACTTTTTAAAAGCTATTGAAATCGGTCTTGAAGAAGCGGATGTATTTTATCTACTCGGGATGACATTCTTCCATCAGGAGGAGTATAAACTGGCTATTCCATACTTGATGCGGGCGGCCGAACTTGCCCCCAAAGACACTGAATTCCTGTTTCAATACGGGATGTCTCTGGCACAAAGCGAGCATATCAATGATGCAAAACCGGTATTTGAGAATGTGCTTAAACTGGATGGAAACCATAGTGATGCGCATTATAACCTGGGAGTCATTGCTTTGTATGAAGAAGATCTGGAGGGTGCTTTGAACCAATTCAATCAGGCTTTGGAAATTCAGCCTGAACATTTATTGGCGAAAAACGCAAAAGAACAAATCATGCAAGTCTGGAATAATTCTGATATGTAA